The genomic window ATGATTATTAAGCTTTGAGGGTGTTTCATTTAACTTTTTAGAAAGCGATTTAGCTGGGTTGGTAAAATTATCGAAGCATTTAAAGGGGCTTGATATAAAGTGAATTCGGGGTTTACAAAGGTGAGGTATCCTTCAATAGGTAGATTAGTTCCATGATTTTTAAGTAAAGAACGGAGTAATGACTTGCTGCGTTTTAACTGATCCAATGGATTCGTAATTTCAATATTAGATGAGACTCCACGGAATTCTTCTGAATCGTATAGGTAATCACCTTCAAATTTTTTTATTTCTATAAGGAAAATTGTAAGTTGAGAAATGATTAACGTATCAATTTGAAATACAGAGCGGTTAAACTCAAGGCATAAATCATTTAAAATATACAAATCACATTCAAGTTTCGCTGTTAGTTCATCAAAAAATACTTCACCTTGATATCCTTTTTCAAGTTTTAAATAGTACCTTTTATCATTGGGTGTCAAGTTCATTCGTGCATTTAAATACCTGAGAATTTCCAATTCATTTGACACAACACGAGCCTTTACATGCATAATCAAATTTCAGCTCCTATTCATAATTTTCTACACTACTCAATATGGACAAATCTAGCCTTAGTTCTAAAGGTGAAAAGGAAATAAATGGTTGTTGGAAGGGGGGTATCAACGGAGTTTAAGCAAGGGGTTTAGGTCCTTAGTTGTTTCAATGGGTCTACTCTTTTATTGTAGCACAGTCAATAATTTAAATGGAACTATGTTTAAGCCCCAAGCACCTCTTATGGACTAGAGGTACCTGGGGCTTTTCTTATTTTAAAGATATTTTGTCCGACTAATCTACGCGCTTTTCGCTCATCAGTTCGCTGACGGTACTGAGTTTGTATCCTTTTGATTTAATTTCGGTTATCATGCTTTCCAACCCTTCAGCGGTAGGCTTTGTTGGATGCATGAGAACCATTGATCCATTCTCTACCTTCGACACAACCCTTCTAACCATTTCGGAAGCAGCTGGTTTTTTCCAATCAACCGTATCGACTGTCCAGAGAATTGTTTTCATATGAAGACGGTTAGCGACTTGAATGGTGATCTGATTGAAACTCCCGCTTGGTGGGGCAAACCATACTGGTGTAATGCCAAGGGTTTCTTTAATAACATCATTCGTCTTTTTCAACTCCATCATAGTTTCACCCTCAGAACGCTGCTGAAGATTTGGATGACTATAGGCGTGGTTGCCAATCTCATGACCGGCCTCCTTAATCAACTTGGCTAGATCTGGATTCTTTTTAACCCAACTTCCATCGAAAAAAAACGTTGCCTTTGTTTGATGCTTTTTCAAAACATCGAGCATCCCTGGGATGTATTCATTTCCCCAGGCCACATTAATTAAAAAGGCGATCATAGGTTTTTCC from Bacillus sp. DTU_2020_1000418_1_SI_GHA_SEK_038 includes these protein-coding regions:
- a CDS encoding nuclease-related domain-containing protein, which codes for MHVKARVVSNELEILRYLNARMNLTPNDKRYYLKLEKGYQGEVFFDELTAKLECDLYILNDLCLEFNRSVFQIDTLIISQLTIFLIEIKKFEGDYLYDSEEFRGVSSNIEITNPLDQLKRSKSLLRSLLKNHGTNLPIEGYLTFVNPEFTLYQAPLNASIILPTQLNRFLKS
- a CDS encoding polysaccharide deacetylase family protein, coding for MIRKQIILSTFVLLLGTFISPYYAKAILSDHEVVLTTSSEMNEDNQLYREIKAYSDQHYIEPIDAKVDRIWKAIPGYNGLSVDINASYKKMKTSGEFNKNDIVFKEISPNVHLEDLGPQPIYRGNPEKPMIAFLINVAWGNEYIPGMLDVLKKHQTKATFFFDGSWVKKNPDLAKLIKEAGHEIGNHAYSHPNLQQRSEGETMMELKKTNDVIKETLGITPVWFAPPSGSFNQITIQVANRLHMKTILWTVDTVDWKKPAASEMVRRVVSKVENGSMVLMHPTKPTAEGLESMITEIKSKGYKLSTVSELMSEKRVD